Proteins co-encoded in one Arachis hypogaea cultivar Tifrunner chromosome 11, arahy.Tifrunner.gnm2.J5K5, whole genome shotgun sequence genomic window:
- the LOC112720970 gene encoding 1,4-alpha-glucan-branching enzyme 3, chloroplastic/amyloplastic-like has translation MMKLDENLRVLSRRIPNFHHVNDSSMVISYIRGPLLFVFNFHPTNSYDSYSIGVDEAGEYQVILNTDEIKYGGQGILKEDQYLQRTVSRRVDGLQTAYGVTA, from the exons aTGATGAAGCTGGATGAAAATCTGAGAGTGCTCTCAAGACGTATTCCGAACTTTCACCATGTGAATGACAGTTCAATG GTTATATCTTACATCAGAGGCCCCCTTCtctttgttttcaattttcaCCCAACCAATTCTTATGATAGTTACAGCATAGGTGTAGATGAAGCTGGAGAGTATCAA GTTATTTTAAATACAGATGAAATAAAGTATGGAGGTCAGGGAATTCTTAAAGAAGATCAGTATCTTCAAAGAACTGTCAGTAGAAG AGTTGATGGCCTTCAAACTGCTTACGGTGTCACTGCCTAG
- the LOC140176024 gene encoding uncharacterized protein, with amino-acid sequence MGRSTFMSDQQKSLLPAYEEVIPGVDNRFCVRHLYSNFRKRFLGLQLKKLMWKCAKTTHWRDWERHMAEVKAVNQDAYRYLIAIPPRYWFRSRFTNNSKVDTLVNNMFESFNSAIIDAREKPIVTMLEEIRVKLMTRWTENRELAHNYSGTILPRIRFRLEKRSRSVGDWRPYWSAASKYEVVNGLDKFAVDLGSHECSCRIWQMSGIPCVHAISCIKFKGLDLEPFVA; translated from the exons ATGGGAAGATCTACCTTCATGTCTGACCAACAAAAA AGTTTGTTGCCAGCATATGAGGAGGTTATACCTGGTGTGGATAATCGGTTCTGTGTGAGACACTTGTACAGCAACTTCAGAAAAAGGTTTCTAGGATTACAATTGAAGAAACTGATGTGGAAGTGTGCTAAGACAACTCACTGGAGGGATTGGGAGAGGCACATGGCTGAGGTGAAAGCTGTGAATCAGGATGCCTATAGGTACCTAATTGCTATCCCTCCTAGGTATTGGTTTAGATCTAGGTTCACCAATAACTCTAAGGTAGATACATTGGTTAATAACATGTTCGAGAGCTTTAATTCTGCTATTATTGATGCTAGAGAGAAGCCTATAGTCACAATGTTAGAGGAAATCAGGGTTAAACTAATGACTAGGTGGACAGAAAATAGGGAACTTGCACATAATTattcagggacaatcttacctagGATTAGATTTAGGTTGGAGAAGAGATCTAGGTCAGTTGGGGATTGGCGGCCATACTGGTCTGCAGCTTCGAAGTATGAAGTGGTGAACGGATTAGACAAGTTTGCGGTCGACTTAGGATCCCATGAATGTTCATGTAGAATTTGGCAGATGAGTGGCATACCCTGTGTCCATGCTATCAGTTGCATCAAATTCAAGGGACTTGACTTAGAACCTTTTGTGGCTTAG